Proteins from a single region of Rhipicephalus sanguineus isolate Rsan-2018 chromosome 5, BIME_Rsan_1.4, whole genome shotgun sequence:
- the LOC119394227 gene encoding platelet-activating factor acetylhydrolase IB subunit alpha1, whose amino-acid sequence MSCTVPAPGASVDGDDRWLCLHKLFLAEGTEKEPDVVVLGDYTVAFLQQSEVWENYFAPLHCLNFGIPEDRIENVLWRIENGELDNIKAKVVVLSVGSNNNTSSPEAVAEGIVTCTTAIKSRLPEAQVVVLKLLPCGQHPNSQRDRRRQINELLAKALKGQPQVQLVDLDPGLVRPDGTIGYHDMFDFLHLSRQGYVSTFEPLADLVAQLLREAAGAGDTPVAAS is encoded by the exons ATGAGTTGTACGGTGCCTGCGCCCGGCGCAAGTGTTGACGGTGATGACCGGTGGTTGTGCTTG CACAAGTTATTCTTAGCAGAAGGGACGGAAAAGGAGCCGGACGTGGTAGTGCTTGGCGACTACACGGTAGCATTTCTTCAGCAGTCCGAG GTGTGGGAAAACTATTTTGCTCCCCTGCACTGCTTGAACTTTGGCATTCCTGAAGACCGAATCGAGAATGTGCTTTGGAGAATCGAAAACGGAGAGCTGGACAACATCAAAGCCAAG GTTGTTGTGCTCTCTGTGGGTTCCAATAATAACACAAGTTCTCCCGAGGCCGTTGCCGAAGGAATAGTGACTTGCACAACTGCCATCAAGTCTCGCCTTCCCGAGGCACAAGTAGTCGTCTTG AAGCTGCTACCATGCGGCCAGCACCCAAACTCGCAGCGTGATCGGCGGCGCCAGATCAATGAGCTGCTGGCCAAGGCATTGAAGGGCCAACCACAGGTTCAGCTGGTGGACTTGGACCCGGGTCTGGTGCGCCCCGACGGCACCATAGGCTACCACGACATGTTCGACTTCCTGCATCTCAGCCGGCAGGGCTACGTGTCCACCTTTGAACCACTGGCTGACTTGGTCGCTCAGCTTCTGAGAGAGGCTGCAGGCGCCGGCGACACTCCCGTGGCCGCCTCTTAG